Proteins from a genomic interval of Arvicola amphibius chromosome 10, mArvAmp1.2, whole genome shotgun sequence:
- the Plaat1 gene encoding phospholipase A and acyltransferase 1, which produces MEFSDCFSLACPHNPRPGDLIEVFRPGYQHWALYLGDGYVVNIAPIDGIPSAFTSAKSVFSTKALVKMQLLKDVVGNDTYRINNKYDTTHQPLPMEEVMQRSEFAIGQEVAYDLLVNNCEHFVTLLRYGEGVSEQANRAISTIGLVAAAIDIFAFLGLFPKKQRTKY; this is translated from the exons ATGGAGTTTAGTGACTGCTTCAGTCTGGCCTGTCCTCACAACCCTCGCCCAGGAGACTTGATTGAAGTGTTCCGCCCCGGCTATCAGCACTGGGCACTGTACTTGGGTGATGGTTATGTTGTCAACATTGCACCTATCG ATGGTATTCCTTCAGCCTTTACAAGTGCCAAGTCTGTGTTCAGCACCAAGGCCTTAGTGAAAATGCAGCTTTTGAAGGACGTGGTGGGAAACGACACGTACAGAATAAATAACAAGTACGATACAACACACCAACCTCTCCCCATGGAGGAAGTGATGCAGCGGTCCGAGTTCGCCATTGGGCAGGAGGTGGCCTATGACTTACTGGTCAACAACTGTGAGCATTTTGTGACCTTGCTCCGCTATGGAGAAGGAGTGTCAGAACAG GCCAACCGAGCAATAAGCACCATTGGGTTGGTGGCGGCTGCTATTGATATCTTCGCATTCCTCGGCTTgtttccaaagaaacaaagaacaaaatattaG